In Amblyraja radiata isolate CabotCenter1 chromosome 30, sAmbRad1.1.pri, whole genome shotgun sequence, a single window of DNA contains:
- the LOC116989854 gene encoding tubulin beta-4B chain-like, with amino-acid sequence MREIVHVQAGQCGNQIGSKFWEVVSDEHGIDPTGTYHGDSDLQLDRINVYYNEATGGKYVPRAILVDLEPGSMDSVRSGPFGQIFRPDNFVFGQNGAGNNWAKGHYTEGAELVDSVLDVVRKEAESCDCLQGFQLTHSLGGGTGSGMGTLLISKIREEYPDRIMNTFSVVPSPKVSDTVVEPYNATLSVHQLVENTDETYCIDNEALYDICFRTLKLTTPTYGDLNHLVSAAMSGVTTCLRFPGQLNADLRKLAVNMVPFPRLHFFMPGFAPLTSRGSQQYSSLTVPELTQQMFDAKNMMAACDPRHGRYLTVAAIFRGRMSMKEVDEQMLNVQNKNSSYFVEWIPNNVKTAVCDIPPRGLKMSATFIGNSTAIQELFKRISEQFTAMFRRKAFLHWYTGEGMDEMEFTEAESNMNDLVSEYQQYQDATAEEEGEFEEEIEHDEA; translated from the exons TTTTGGGAAGTGGTCAGTGATGAGCATGGCATTGACCCAACGGGCACCTACCATGGAGATAGTGACCTCCAGTTGGACCGCATCAACGTCTACTACAATGAGGCTACAG GAGGTAAATATGTTCCCCGTGCAATTCTGGTTGACCTGGAGCCTGGCAGCATGGACTCTGTTCGTTCCGGTCCATTTGGGCAGATCTTCAGACCGGATAACTTTGTGTTTG GGCAGAATGGTGCAGGGAATAACTGGGCCAAAGGTCACTACACAGAAGGTGCAGAACTGGTCGACTCGGTCCTGGATGTGGTGCGGAAGGAGGCAGAGAGCTGCGACTGCCTGCAGGGCTTCCAGCTCACCCACTCTTTGGGCGGGGGTACAGGCTCGGGCATGGGCACGTTGCTGATCAGCAAGATCCGGGAGGAGTACCCGGACAGGATCATGAACACCTTCAGCGTGGTGCCTTCGCCCAAGGTCTCGGACACAGTGGTGGAGCCTTACAATGCCACCCTGTCGGTCCACCAACTGGTGGAGAACACAGACGAGACCTATTGCATTGACAACGAGGCCCTCTACGATATCTGCTTCCGCACCCTCAAGCTGACCACCCCCACCTACGGCGATCTCAACCACCTGGTCTCGGCCGCCATGAGCGGGGTGACCACCTGCCTCCGCTTCCCTGGGCAGCTCAACGCGGATCTGCGCAAGCTGGCGGTCAACATGGTCCCCTTCCCACGGCTCCACTTCTTCATGCCCGGGTTCGCCCCCCTCACCAGCCGAGGGAGCCAACAATACAGCTCGCTGACCGTCCCCGAGCTGACCCAGCAGATGTTCGACGCCAAGAACATGATGGCGGCCTGCGATCCGCGTCACGGGCGCTATCTCACCGTGGCGGCCATCTTCCGGGGGAGGATGTCCATGAAGGAGGTGGACGAGCAGATGCTCAACGTCCAGAACAAGAACTCCAGCTACTTCGTGGAGTGGATCCCCAACAACGTCAAGACGGCCGTCTGTGATATCCCGCCCCGCGGCCTCAAGATGTCCGCCACCTTCATCGGCAACAGCACCGccatccaggagctcttcaaacgCATCTCAGAGCAGTTCACTGCCATGTTCCGACGCAAGGCCTTCCTGCACTGGTACACGGGCGAGGGGATGGATGAGATGGAGTTCACCGAGGCCGAGAGCAACATGAACGACCTGGTCTCCGAGTATCAGCAGTACCAAGATGCCACggcagaggaagagggagagttcGAAGAGGAGATCGAGCACGATGAGGCTTAA